A window of Ptychodera flava strain L36383 chromosome 1, AS_Pfla_20210202, whole genome shotgun sequence contains these coding sequences:
- the LOC139147465 gene encoding nuclear pore complex protein Nup50-like — translation MAKRTAERQLTDRNWDQEEPKEEAGSYVVASEDQLAKRQIKKAKRRVGMATDDTNVASPEAVFKPFTGFAGFTSSKTSTLTSLSDFKALTTTSNGTASNTKPLVAVQSTISTAPTNFKPLVTQSTSETKVTPFKVDDSKTPKISSAGKLSYTSEYWKQLKNLNQSVSEWIQKHVKETPLCDLTPVFRDYEKHLKVLETKYPPSSSDSEVEKSQEELPNKIEVHTSSISSDIGTPGSTSSTGFTFQSKMTEDSGSSISLNPSITAKTAFSATSFPSAQKSESFKDFPSSKFSFSTKSTEAVNTGSKTGFQFSTDKKEFSFKQNPLTGSLGSDVSKSTFSFGLTKPHSNPEQQSTDAKDDEDCEVPKVEVKEVQENDALFSVRCKLFVKKDGSFVDKGVGMLHLKRTANVLQMLIRADTNLGNILLNIGIPASLPFTKQGKNNVMLIAAPNPPIYKACPECGEKYSNPQESNVCNNGCQAKAMPILIRVKTSEMADELLQQVEKLKKSD, via the exons ATGGCAAAAAGAACAGCTGAAAGACAGTTAACTGACAGAAATTGGGACCAAGAGGAGCCAAAAGAAGAG gCAGGTAGCTATGTCGTTGCTAGTGAAGACCAGTTAGCAAAGAGACA AATCAAGAAGGCTAAGCGTCGTGTTGGTATGGCGACAGATGATACCAATGTTGCTAGTCCTGAAGCAGTTTTCAAACCTTTCACAGGTTTTGCTGGTTTCACAAGCAGTAAAACATCAACTTTGACAAGTCTTTCTGATTTCAAAGCACTAACAACGACTAGCAATGGAACAGCTTCAAACACCAAACCATTAGTTGCTGTTCAAAGCACCATTTCAACAGCTCCAACAAACTTTAAACCACTTGTAACACAAAGCACTTCTGAAACGAAGGTAACACCTTTCAAAGTGGATGACAGCAAAACGCCAAAAATTTCATCAGCAGGCAAGCTTAGCTACACTTCAGAATATTGGAAACAGTTGAAAAATCTAAACCAGTCTGTATCAGAGTGGATACAAAAACATGTGAAAGAAACACCACTTTGTGATCTGACTCCAGTCTTCAGAGATTATGAAAAACATCTGAAAGTTCTTGAAACCAAGTACCCACCTTCAAGTAGTGACAGTGAAGTGGAAAAATCCCAGGAGGAATTGCCTAATAAGATTGAAGTTCACACTAGTTCTATATCAAGTGATATTGGAACTCCTGGTTCTACAAGTTCTACTGGATTtacatttcaaagtaaaatgacaGAGGACAGTGGTTCATCAATTTCTCTTAATCCATCTATCACTGCAAAGACTGCATTCAGTGCTACAAGTTTTCCATCTGCACAAAAGAGTGAGAGCTTCAAAGACTTCCCATCCTCCAAATTCAGCTTTTCTACCAAATCCACAGAAGCAGTCAACACGGGGAGCAAAACTGGATTTCAGTTTTCAACAGACAAAAAGGAATTTTCATTCAAGCAGAATCCATTGACTGGCAGTTTGGGCAGTGATGTTTCTAAGTCGACCTTTTCATTTGGTCTCACCAAACCACACTCCAATCCTGAACAGCAATCAACAG ATGCAAAAGATGATGAAGATTGTGAAGTTCCAAAAGTTGAAGTGAAAGAAGTTCAGGAGAATGATGCCTTGTTTTCAGTTAG ATGTAAGCTGTTTGTGAAGAAGGATGGTAGTTTTGTAGACAAAGGCGTTGGTATGTTACATCTAAAGCGGACTGCTAATGTTTTACAGATGCTTATCAGAGCTGATACCAATTTAG GTAATATTTTACTAAACATAGGCATACCAGCTTCCTTACCTTTTACAAAACAAGGTAAAAATAATGTGATGTTAATAGCAGCTCCAAATCCACCAATTTACAAGGCATGTCCTGAGTGTGGTGAGAAATACAGCAATCCACAGGAAAGTAACGTATGCAACAATGGATGTCAAGCTAAAGCAATGCCAATCCTCATACGAGTGAAAACAAGTGAAATGGCTGATGAACTTTTACAGCAAGTGGAGAAACTTAAAAAGTCAGATTGA